The window GTCGTGGAGGACGGGCGCCGGACGGATGTGCTCGCGGGGCGGGCGGTCCGCCGAACTGCTCCGTGACCGCCCGCCTCGGGATCACGGCTTGGGCAGGGTGCACCCGCTCGCGCTCAGGTCGAGCTTGTTGTCGATGCCGAAGCACGCCGGGATCTGGTAGGTCTCCTGGGCGTAGTTGATACCCGCGCGGACGGTCACGTTGCCGCTCTCGTCGACCTCACAGGGGTTGTTGTCGGTGCAGCGGCCGCCGTCCTCGTTGCCGGTGTTGTTGACGGCGACGACGTTGCCGGTGGCGTTGTCGACGACGGGCGAGCCCGAGGTGCCGCCGATGGTCTGGCAGGCCGAGGTGTAGCGGACCGAGTCCTTCCAGGTCCAGGCGCCTTCCTTGAGGCGGTAGGCGAAGCCGTCGACGTTGCAGGCGTAGGTCCGCTTCCAGTAGCCCGAGACGACCGTGATGGCGGTCCCGGCGACGGGGTGCGTGTCGTTCAGCGTCAACGGGCTGATGTTGTACGAGCTCTTGATCTGCGCGTACGTGGTGGTGAGCTGGTACAGCGAGACGTCCGTGTCGGTCATCGTCGCGTACGCGATCTTGCTGGCCCGCAGGGTGGCGACCCGGGTGCCCGCGGCGTTGAGCAGGCCGAAGGTGCGGCTGGACGCCCGGTCGACGATGACCTCACCGGCCGCGGGGAAGCCGGTCTCCAGACAGTGGCCGTTGGACATGACCATCGCCGGGTCGTTGTCCTCCGAGTCCGGGAAGCGGACGACTGAGCCCGAGCAGTTGCTGAGCGAGACGGTGCCGGCGAAGTTGACGGCCTGGACGGTCGGCGCGGTGATCCTGGACACGGCCGCCGTCGTGGAGGTGACGGCGTCTCTGACCACCGACGTGGCGGTGTCCGTGTCCACGACGGCCGCCGACTGGGGGTCGGGCGCCGCGACCGCGGGTGCCGCGCCCGCCCCGGCTATCACCAGGGCGAAGATCGCGGCGCCGAGAGGCTTTCTCATGTGGGGGTCCCCTCATTGTGACTGGGGCGGCCGGAGAATCTCCGGCCGCCCACGGGTCTGTCATGCACATTGTGAAGCGAGAGGGGGGTACGGGCAAGGAGTCGCCTCAGGCGCGACGTTGGCCGATTCCCTCGCATTCCCGGACTGCTCCTGCCCATCCCCCCGGCACAGTGAGCGTGAACGGGGTCGCCCTCCCGGTCACTTGGGCCCCTTGGTGCCGCCCTGGCCGCGCCCCGGATTGCCGTCGGAGTTGCCCGGGCCCCTCGGGCTCGTGGTGGCGGTGGGTGTGGCGGGGGCCGAAGGGGTGGTGGGGGATTTGGCCGAGGGGTCCTCGGTCTCGTCGCCCGTCGGGTCGAGGCTCGCCGAGTTGCTCGGGTCCCCTGTGCGAGACGGCTCCCCGCCGTCGGACGACCGTGCGACGGGGGCTCCGCCCGAGGACCTGGCGTCCGTGGGCGACGCGGAATCCCCGGCCGTCGGGCTCGTGCGGTCCTCGTTGCCTCGCCCTCCGCCGTCCGACGGCCCGAAGGCGAACCCGGCCATCACGGCGGCCAGGGACACCGCGCCCACCGCCCCGGCGGCGACCACCACACGCCGTGACGGCAAGGCTCTGGGCTTCCGCCGGGAACGACGGCCGCCGGCCCGGTGGCCGTCGCTCGTTCGGTCACCGCCGACCCGGCGGCGATCCTCCGCTCCGGCGGCCACCGGTGGCAGCTCGCGGGTCACGTCGTACGCGTTCTGCCAGCCGTGGGCAGTCGCCGGGTCGGCGTACTCGTCGTACGCCGGGGTCTCCTCGGCCTGCGGGTGGTACACGATCGGCGGGACCACGGGCTCGTCGCCTTCCCGACGCGCACCATGGGCGGCCGGCGCGCCGGCCGCGTTGTTCGCGGCGTTCGCGCCGGACACCCCGTTCTCGTTCTCAGGTGGCCTCGACATGGCCGCGCATTGTAGGGACGGGAGAGGCCGACGGGACAGCTACCGACGATAACCACTCAAACCACCCGTCTCACGTGGTGGAAAACACGCCGCGGGAAGCGTTACCCGGCCGTAAGCTCACGGACATGCAGGTGATCCAGTCGACCAAGCTCGCCAACGTCTGTTACGAGATCCGGGGCCCGGTGCTCGAGGAGGCGATGCGGCTCGAAGCGGCTGGGCATCGCATTCTCAAGCTGAACACGGGGAATCCGGCCGCGTTCGGGTTCGAGTGCCCGCCCGAGATCCTGGAGGACATCCTCCGCAACGTCTCGTCGGCACACGGGTACGGCGACGCGAAGGGCCTGCTGGCGGCGCGCCGGGCCGTCGTCATGCACAACCAGACCCTCGGCATCGAGACCGACGTCGAGCACGTCTTCATCGGCAACGGCGTCTCCGAGCTGATCGTGATGGCGATGCAGGGCCTGCTGGACGACGGCGACGAGGTGCTCGTACCTGCGCCCGACTACCCCCTGTGGACCGCCGCCGTGTCACTGTCAGGCGGTACGGCCGTGCACTACCGGTGCGACGAGCAGTCCGACTGGATGCCCGATCTGGCCGACGTGGAGCGGAAGGTCACCGACCGCACCAAGGCGATCGTGATCATCAACCCGAACAACCCGACGGGCGCGGTCTACGACGAGGCGATGCTGCGGGGGCTGACCGACATCGCCCGCCGCCACAACCTGCTGGTCTGCTCGGACGAGATCTACGACAAGATCCTGTACGACGAGGCCACGCACACGCCGACCGCGAAGGTCGCCCCGGATCTGCTGACGCTCACCTTCAACGGCATGTCGAAGGCGTACCGGGTGGCCGGGTACCGGGTCGGGTGGATGTCGATCTCGGGGCCGCGGGCGCACGCCGACTCGTACATCGAGGGGCTGACCATCCTCGCGAACATGCGGCTGTGCGCGAACATGCCGGGTCAGCACGGTGTGGTCGCCGCGCTGAGCGGGCGGCAGACGATCAACGACCTCGTACTCCCCGGCGGGCGGCTGCGGGAGCAGCGGGACGTGGCGCACGCGCTGCTGACGCAGATCCCCGGCGTGACGTGCGTGAAGCCGAAGGGCGCGCTCTATCTCTTCCCGCGCCTCGACCCGAAGGTCTTCAAGATCAAGGACGACCGGCAGATGGTGCTGGACCTGCTGCGGACCGAGAAGATCATGGTGGTGCAGGGGACGGGCTTCAACTGGCCGGAGCCCGATCACTTCCGGGTCGTCACGCTGCCGACGGCACGGGACCTGACGGACGCCGTGACCCGGATCGGCAACTTCCTGGACGGATACGGCCAGCCCTGACGCCCAATCAGTCACGCTCCGTGGTCACCCGGCCCGCTTTTCCGAATCTGCTCAACTTTAGACGAAATCCAAGCTAGGATGGTTTCCTGTCAGAGCACAGGAG is drawn from Streptomyces liliifuscus and contains these coding sequences:
- a CDS encoding pyridoxal phosphate-dependent aminotransferase; amino-acid sequence: MQVIQSTKLANVCYEIRGPVLEEAMRLEAAGHRILKLNTGNPAAFGFECPPEILEDILRNVSSAHGYGDAKGLLAARRAVVMHNQTLGIETDVEHVFIGNGVSELIVMAMQGLLDDGDEVLVPAPDYPLWTAAVSLSGGTAVHYRCDEQSDWMPDLADVERKVTDRTKAIVIINPNNPTGAVYDEAMLRGLTDIARRHNLLVCSDEIYDKILYDEATHTPTAKVAPDLLTLTFNGMSKAYRVAGYRVGWMSISGPRAHADSYIEGLTILANMRLCANMPGQHGVVAALSGRQTINDLVLPGGRLREQRDVAHALLTQIPGVTCVKPKGALYLFPRLDPKVFKIKDDRQMVLDLLRTEKIMVVQGTGFNWPEPDHFRVVTLPTARDLTDAVTRIGNFLDGYGQP
- a CDS encoding S1 family peptidase; translation: MRKPLGAAIFALVIAGAGAAPAVAAPDPQSAAVVDTDTATSVVRDAVTSTTAAVSRITAPTVQAVNFAGTVSLSNCSGSVVRFPDSEDNDPAMVMSNGHCLETGFPAAGEVIVDRASSRTFGLLNAAGTRVATLRASKIAYATMTDTDVSLYQLTTTYAQIKSSYNISPLTLNDTHPVAGTAITVVSGYWKRTYACNVDGFAYRLKEGAWTWKDSVRYTSACQTIGGTSGSPVVDNATGNVVAVNNTGNEDGGRCTDNNPCEVDESGNVTVRAGINYAQETYQIPACFGIDNKLDLSASGCTLPKP